One Maribacter sp. HTCC2170 genomic window, TATCATTCTCTTGATTTTATTGGGCGTTCGTATGTTGCGAACTAATAGGGAATAGTTTATTTTTATTGGTGATACCAAAACCACCAAATAAAAACCAATATATGTCTCAAGTTTCGATAAGTTCGCAAAAACCACGATTATCTTTTTGGCAAATCTGGAATATGAGTTTCGGATTTTTAGGAATCCAGTTCGGGTTTGCACTTCAAAACGCCAACGTAAGTAGAATATTTGAAACCCTCGGTGCTTCTAAAGATGAGCTTCCCATTCTATGGCTTGCGGCGCCTGTTACAGGTCTTTTGGTTCAACCAATAATCGGATATTATAGTGACCGTACTTGGCATAAAAAATGGGGACGAAGAAGACCATTCTTTGCTATTGGCGCAATCCTAGCTACTATAGCATTGTTCGCAATGCCAAATTCCACGGCACTTTGGATGGCCGTTATCATGCTTTGGTTAATGGATGCCTCAATCAACATAAGTATGGAGCCCTTTAGAGCCTTTGTAGGTGATATGTTACCCAATGAACAACGAACCAGTGGTTTTGCCATGCAAAGCTTCTTTATTGGGATAGGCGCAATTGTAGCCTCTGCCCTACCTTATATTTTTACCAACTGGTTTGGTATAAGTAATATAGCCCCTGATGGTGGTATTCCCGATTCAGTTAAATGGTCGTTCTATTTGGGTGGAATTGCCTACTTCTGTGCAGTAATGTGGACTGTCATCAAAACAGAAGAATACCCACCGGACGATTTGGAACAACTAAAAGCGGAGAATGCCGAGACCGGAGTTTTCACTGGGTTAAAGGAATCATTTATGGGAATTTTTCATATGCCCAAAACCATGGTACAGTTGTCTTTTGTACAATTTTTTTCATGGTTTGCTTTGTTTGCAATGTGGATTTATACAACATCAGCGGTAACAAGTCATGTCTACGGTACGTCGGACACTACCTCTACGATTTACAATGAAGGTGCGGACTGGGTTGGAATTTGTTTTGCCATTTATAATGGTATTGCCGCAGTAGTGGCTTTTCTACTTCCTGTAATCGCGAAAAAAACAAGTCGAAGAGTAACCCATTTAATGGCCTTGGTCCTTGGGGGAATAGGATTGATCTCAATCTACTTTATCACCGACCCTAATATGCTCTTAATTTCAATGATAGGTGTTGGAATCGCTTGGGCCAGCATTTTGTCTATGCCTTATGCAATGCTATCGAGCATTCTCCCTGCAAATAAAATGGGATATTATATGGGGGTTTTTAATTTCTTCATAGTAATTCCGCAAATTGTCGCAGCCGGTATACTTGGGTTTATGTTAAAATCGTTTTTTGAAAATGATTCTATCTATGCCTTGATTATTGGTGGTGTTTCTATGTTCATTGCTGCCCTTTTATGTTTAATTGTTCAGGATAATGAAGAGTAATAAATGATTGCATGAGTTGGATTAAAACAATTTCCTACGCGAAAGCAACTGCTCAGTTAAAAAGCATTTACAAAAGAGTAAAAGGGCCAGATAACAATATAGACAATGTATTAATGCTTCATAGCTTAAGGCCTCATACCCTATTGGGCCATATGACACTTTATAAAAGTGTTTTACATCATACCGGAAACACTTTGCCTAAATGGTATTTAGAGTCCATTGGTGTTTATGTTAGTTATTTGAATGATTGCGCCTATTGCGTAGAACATCACTCAGCTGGTCTAAAACGATTGCTGAATGATGATGAGAAATATTACCGTTTTATGGAATCTATTGAAAATGATAAGCTCAAATCATTTTTTGATCCGACATATTTTTCTGGAATGGCATACGTTAAAAAGCTGACCTTATCACCAAATAAGATTCTAAAACATGATTTTACGACACTTCAGGATGTGGGTTTTTCGGATGGTGAAATTTTAGAAATCAATCAGGTTACGAGTTATTTTAATTATGTAAACAGAAGTGTTTTAGGGCTAGGAGTTAACACTAAAGGCGATATTATTGGTTTATCACCCAAGGAGAATGATAACCCAGAGAATTGGAACCACACATAAATTATTTTTTATAAACCCCATTATATTGGCTGCCCATATAGGAACCCCATTTGATTTCCCCTACAATCGGAAATTTTGTGTCAATTCTGTTGATCTGCAGCCCATCAAATGTATATGTCTGCTTGACATTGGTTCCATGTACATAAATGATATCTAAATAGCCATTATCGTCCAAATCACCAATCCAAGGAGTGGATGAAAGATTATTTCCTTCATTTTGTAAATCCAATTCAGCCGAAACTTTTTCAGTGAACTCAACCGCCATAATATTGTTATGAAAGAATTTCATCTGATACTCATTGGTAATTTGATAATTCATGGGAAGTAACGCTTCATCCTTTCCGTCACCAGTTAAATCAACCACCACTGGTGTACTTAATTGATAAAAGCCTAATGTGTCCTCATACTCAACTTTTCCGTTGCTACCATTTACCATTACTTGTTTAGACCATTCTAAGTCTGGCCATACCCCTTGAGCATAGGAGACAAAAAAATCAGGTATGTCGTCATCTGTGAATCTGCCCACAGCAACAGAACTATAGGCTTCTGTGTTTGGCACACTAACCGACCAAATTGGCTCATAGGATTTTCCATCAAATGCTAAAAGCCTACCATCAACCGCGTTTGTAACAATATCATAAGTGCCATCACTATTGATATCAACCCAAACACCAGGGCCTACAAAACCTTTTTTTTCACTTCTTGCAAGTTGAATCGAATTGGATAAATCCCCAGAATATATTTCGTCAATAGAAGTAACGTACAAATGGCCTCCTATGGTTTCACCACCTGTTCCAAAAATTACATTCTTATAGTCAGAAGGCATATTGGGTAATACGGAAACTGACATGTAAATTTCACCCTCATCAGGCATTTTTGCCCTGCTGAGAATTTTTCCGTTTTTACTATCGATTATTACCAGATGACCTGGTGCCCTATTGGGATCATGAGGTTCAGCTAGAACATCTCCTCCATTTGATATTAATATATCATCCTGAAAATCGCCATTCTGATCTGGTATAAACTGCGGATTATAAAAATTAAACCATTCCTTTTCTTGACCAATAGGCTTTTCAAATCTCCAAATGACCTCACCCGTTTTACCATTTATGGCGATTAATTCTGCTGACCGTCCATTAATAAAAACATCCATAATTCCATCGTTGGTAATATCGTGTAACGCTGCAGAGCCAAAAATTTGATCTTTGGCACCCACTTTCCAAAGCATTTTTCCCGACCTACCATCCAAGGCAATCACGGCGGAATCACACGCTTGAAACTCTTTTCGGCCAGCACCAAGAACAATATCGCCAATTCCATCTTTGTTTAAATCAGTGATCCTAGGAGAAGAGAATGTCCCTATTCCCGGAGCCTTTTTGGCCCATGATTTCTGCGCAAACAATGATGTATTACCTAGTAATATCATTATTAGAATCCCACAAATAATCCGTATTACTTGAAACATATAAATAATTACCTGTTTTTATATGCCAAGATAGTTTTTAATAATCAGTGCCTAGCATAACAATCATAAATTGTCTAACTGGTTACTGTTTTTATCGTTGCTAATGGTCCAAAAGAACCCTACAAAGAAGAAAGTTTCTGCAGATGGTCTAATTGTTCTCCGTTCAAAAACTCCATTCATTTTAGCTTCATTAGCATATTGATATCCGTTTACATTATTGAAACCCAGAGCATTGTTAATAGAGAAATAAAGTATTTTCTGTTGAGAGACAAGATACGCCCAATTGAAACTCAAATTATTGTATGATTTGGTTTTTCCAGTTAGAAATGTGTTGGAATTTGGATTGTTATATGGTCTGCCCGAAGCATAATTATAGGAGAATCCTACTTGTGAACGTAAGTCTTCTACCCAATACTTGGTCACCAGCGAAAGGTTATGTTTTGGTGCAAAGTTGGGGGTTGCCTTTTCTTCAAAATTCAAATAATCACGCTCTGTATCTAAATAAGAATATGACACCCAATAATCCAGATTCTTGATGTTTTTATTATCCCTCCAAAAAACGTCAAGTCCTGCTGCATAACCACTCCCCAGGTTGTTGTATTCTGAGTTGAACTGTGGTCGTAATGTATTATACTTCACTAATTTGTCATAATCTTTGTAATAGGCTTCTGCCCTAAAAGTTTTGCCATTATCCAAATACTGGTAATTAAAGATATAATGTGAAGTCTTTTCGGAATCAAGAGCTTCATCAAATTTCAAATATTCTACAGAAGGGTTTTGATAAAAATCCCCATAGGCCAAAGAGAATTGCCCCTTATCACTGCTCTTGTAGGCTAAAGAAACTCGTGGTGAAACATTGAATAGATTCATCGCATTTGAGTTTTCGGCCCGTAAACCCAATTTCATGGCAAATCTATTGCTGAAAAATATGTCGGCCTCACTAAATACCGCGAACAAATCATCGTTGAATTTACTTTCAAAGCTAGAGCCGTTCTGGGTAGTAAATAAATCATCATAATTCATATTAAAATACTCACCACCAAAATTTAATTGAAACCGGTTGCTAAAGTTCTTGCGTAATTTAAGTTTAAGGTGTGCTCCTATTTCCTTGGTTTCAATATCATCGGAAATAATTTCAATTTTATTCTTATCCATAGATATACTTGCACCAGTTGAAAGGGTCCAGTCATTCTCCAAATAATGCTTGTATGATGAATTAAAGTAGAGGTTGTTGTTCTTTAATTTAAACCTTACGAAGTCTTCATAATTTATGTCTTCCTGTGAAATATCAAGATTACTATGATTAAAACCTGTATACAGTTTAAATATATTTTTCTCCCCTTTACTACGGAATACTGCTTCTCCAGAAATAGATTCATAGGGCCTGTTCCATTTTGTTCCTTGAGTGGAAGGAACCAATTTTTCGTAAGGGGCTAAATTAATGTATGAGGTATTTATACTCAATGATTCGTCTCCCCAAATCTCTGTATGCCCTACTCCACCTCCAACAGACATTACAGAAATATCTGTTTTCTCTTGCTCGGGCTCATCAGTAGTATTCAACAATAATACACTTGAAAGCGCCTGACCATATTCCGCAGAATAACCCCCAGTACTAAAAGTGATTCCTTTAAAAAGAAATGGTGAAAACCTTCCCCTAGTAGGAATATTATTGGCCGTTGCGCTAAAAGGTTGAAAAACCCTTAACCCGTCAATGAACACCTGCGTTTCACCTGCAGCTCCACCACGTACAAACAATCGGCCGTCTTCACTTACTGTACTTGTTCCCGGTAAGGTTTGCAGCGCTCCCACGAAATCTCCCGCCGCACCTGCCGTAGTAACAATATCCAGTGGTTTAAGAACTGATACTTTCGAATTATCACCTGCCTCAAAGGAACCAGCTGTCAAGGTAACCCCGGACAAATGATTTATCGCTTCGATCATTTTAATTTTCAAATCTTTGAAATAAGATACATCTCCCATTTCATAATGAGTTTCATAGGTAATAGCGGAAACAATCAATGTTTGTGACCCGCTTTCCATGGTTTCAAATTCGAAGTTTCCATTATCATCGGTCGAAGATCCATCATAAGTTCCTTCTAAATAAACGTTTGCCCCTATAACAGGATTGTTTTTTGAATCAGTAACGGTACCTGATACTTTGGTTTGGGAATGGGCAATCGTAGATATGAGAATTACAGTAATTAAGACTAATTGTTTCATTTTATTTGATTGTTGATTTTATAGGACAAAACTGCCCCGTTTTTAAATCTAGAACCAAATCATTTGACCGAAGTGTCATTTTTAAAGGATGAAATGTGAGATGAAATCGAGGTTACAATTCACACCAAAAATTCAACAACTGGGTAAATTGTTTTTCGATTGAGAATTGCTATTTCAGAGATTTGAACCAATGAATAACAATAAAACCTTAACATTATGAAAACACTTAAAACCTTAATCATTATTGTAAAAATTGCATTAACAAGTTCAATGAATGCACAAGAAACAAATGGCAGTACTGTAACGGTGAACATTGAAAATGTTCTTTCTGACGAAGGCCAAATACTTGGAGCTTTGCACACAGAAGAAACTTTTATGAAAGGACCTGGTCTTTTTAATGAGACACTTAAAGCCAGTAAGGGAAATATCACCCTTACTTTCAAAAATGTACAACCAGGCACTTTTGCGATTATGCTACTACACGACGGAAATGAAAATAATAGAATGGATTTTGAGGCCAACGGAATGCCCAAAGAGGCATATGCAACTTCGGGAGAGATGGAACTATATGGTCCACCGACCTTCAAGGCTTCCAAATTTGAGGTTACCAATGAAGATTTGGAGTTTAGCATCAGGTTTTAATAAATATCACTAAACAAAAAGGGCTTGCCATTGGCAAGCCCTTTTTGTTTGAAGCATACTGGATTATATTTCCTCTGCCAACCAAGCTTTCATCATCCAAACCGTTTTTTCTTGTTGGGTGATAAAATCGCTCATCATTGAATTTGTACCCTCATCTTCAGCATCATCAGAAGCGTTTAAAATTCCGCGCTCAATTATCAGTAATTGTGTAAGTGAGCCCACTATCAGACGAATCGCTTCTTCATCTTTCGTTATGTTCTTTCCAACTGGGACTTTGGCACTTTCAATGTAATCCTCAAATGTATGCATCGGCACTCCTCCTAATGTCAAAACACGTTCTGCGATTTCATCTACCTTTAAGTTTGCATCGTCATATAATTCCTCGAACTTCACATGAAGGTCAAAAAAACGTTTCCCTTTAATATTCCAATGTATTCCCCTAAGGTTTTGGTAATACTGTTGAAAATTGGCCAAAAGTCCATTCAATTCATGGCTCAACTCCTTCGATTTATCCGCATTTAAGCCTATACTATTTAATATCATTGTTTTTGTTTTTAAATGTTGTATAAAATTATTCAATTGATTTATATCATTTTCATAGATTTCATTGATAGTTCTTATTCCTTTATTGAGTTGTACTATACTTTTCTTATTGGTTAAACCGAACTTATATTTTGTCTCTTTTTACTTTCAAAAATTAGGAAAACAATAACAACTGGTTTGGTTTTTGTGGTTAATAAATAATTAGATTTGATTGTCATAACAACCACCGAAAACATGAATAAGAAAAAACTCTTCCTCTTTGGAACCCCCGTAATTATTGCTTTCCTTTTATACCTTTTCTTCGGAGGAACATCCGAGGAAGACATTGCCATCACTGCTAAAGTCACAAAAGGTTCCTTTTTAAATGAGGTTATTATTTCTGGAGAAGCACAATCCACTAGTCTAAAGAAAATAGATGCGCCTGTAGAGCTTCGAAATTATCGTCTCTATGATGTGAAAATCCAGGATTTAGTACCGGAAGGTACCGTCGTTAAAGAAGGGGACTATGTTGGCAAATTAGATCCTTCTGGTATTAATGGACAAATTTTAGATGCCCAATTAAATCTCGAAAGCGCCGAGTCAAAGTATACACAAGAACAATTGGATACCACCCTTACCCTAAAACAGGAAAGAACCTCTATCAAAGATATCCAATTCAATATAGAAGAGGATAAACTGGAATTGAAGCGGTCCATATACGAATCTCCCGTTACCATTAGACAATTAGAAATAAAAATAGAAAGAGCAGAGAGGGACTTAAAAGAGAAAAAAGAAGATTATTCCATAAAAAAGAGAAAGGCCATAGCCAAAATGGTCGAGGTTGGTACTGAAGTTTCTAAAATTAGAAAGAAACTGGATGGCCTTCTTGAACTTCAAAAGTCCTTTACAATTCATTCTACAGCAAATGGAATGATTACTTATATGAAGAATAGAGATGGTTCTAAAAGAATAGTTGGGTCCAGCATTGCACCGTGGGATCCAACCATTGCCACATTGCCGGATTTAACAAAAATGGAATCGAAGACTTATGCCAATGAAGTTGATATTCGGAAAATAAAAAAGGACTTGTCTGTTACTATTGGTTTTGATGCCTTCCCTGATGTAATGCTAGAAGGCACCGTTACCAGTGTTGCTAATGTTGGTGAAAAAAAGAGGGGATCTGATATCAATCTATTTCAAGTCATGGTAAAACTAAATGAGACCAATACCAATATAAGGCCAGGTATGACCACTTCTAATCGAATTCTAATTGAAGAGGAAGAAAATGTATTAACCGTACCACTTGAGGCCATTTTTTCCAAGGATTCCGTTAGCTACGTATATACAAAGTCTGGATTTTCAATTACAAAGAAGGAAATAGAACTAGGAGATTCTAACTTTGATGCTGTGGTTGTTAAAAACGGTTTAAAAGAAAATGATGTGGTTTATTTAAGTAAACCCGATGGCCTTGAGGAAAAAAGTATTGCACTATTAAATAAGTAGTACATGATAGACAAAATACTTATTGAACAGGTTAAATCTAATCTGAAAGAGGCAATTCGTGTAATTCTAGCTAACAAGGTACGTACATTATTGACGGCCTTAGGAATCATTTTTGGGGTTGCAGCAGTAATTACCATGCTTGCTATTGGAAAGGGAGCCGAAAAAGAAATTCTCGCACAATTGGAATTAGTCGGTGTAAACAATATTGTCGTTACACCTATACCGGAAGAAGCCGAAGAAGATGATTCCCAAGATAATGAAGATGGCAGTTCAGCAGAAATCAAGAGATTTTCGAAGGGATTGGATTTATTGGATGTTAACAGTATACTAAATACTATTCCAACGGTTAAGCAGGTAAGCCCTGAGGTTATTATGGATACTTATGTGATAAATGCCGGGAAACAGAATTCTGTTAAATTGATCGGAGTTACCAATGCGTTCTTTGAAACTTCAAATATTAATATAGGTAGGGGGCGAAACTTTTCGGAAAAACAAGCCATGCATGCTATGCCAGTATGTGTCATTGGGGAAAAAGTTGAAAAAAAAATATTTACAGGTGAAAGTGCCTTAGGCAAGCAAATTAAGGTCAAAGATGTTTGGCTTAAGGTGGTTGGCGTCATTGAGGAAAAACTAATTTCGGAAACCGCCCAAGAGAATTTGGGTATCCGAGATTTAAATCAAGATGTCTATATTCCCATAAAAGCGTTTTTAGTGCGGTACAAGGACCGTAAGGTAATTGGTGACCAACCGATAGATTATAATCAAATGTTTGGGCAACAAGGTGGTCCTAAAAAGCGTATACCAAGGGGAAATTATCATCAAATAGATAAGTTAACTATCCAGGTCAACAATTCAAATGAATTAAAATCCACTGCCGAAGTTGTTAGCAAAATGCTCAGACGAAAGCATAATGATATGCTGGATTTTGAAATCACTATTCCCATAAACCTATTAAAACAACAACAGAAAACAAAACAAATATTCAATATTGTCTTGAGTATTATTGCCGGGATATCATTGTTAATAGGCGGTATTGGTATTATGAACATTATGTTGGCCTCGATTCTTGAAAGAACAAAAGAGATAGGCATAATGAAGGCCATAGGCGCCACTAAACAGGACATCATATTACAATTTTTATCAGAATCTGTTTTAATCAGTTTAGGTGGGGGTATTATTGGTGTCCTTTTAGGTATAATAGCTTCTTACGGATTGCAATTGGCTACTGATATTGAAACCGTTATAACTGCTGGCTCCATTACTTTATCCTTTTTTGTGGCCACTTTTATTGGCCTTATTTTCGGAGTATTTCCTGCAAAATCAGCAGCTCAAAAAAATCCCATTGAAGCTATTAGACATGAATGAATTTAGCCGATAAAATAGCGCGTTCAATTATTTAAATTATTACAATTTTCCTATCACTGAAAAAAATACAAAATGAGAAGAATACTATTTTTGGGCTTTCTGATTGTCAACATTTGTACCTACGGACAATCCAAAAAAATACAATTGACAGAAGCTATTAAAATAGCTCAAAAAAAGTCTCCAGAGTACAAAAGAGCCTTAAACACCCACCAAAGAAGTTATTGGAGATACAGAAATCATATTGCTGATTTCTTACCCCAAGTAAGTTTAGACGCAACCTTGCCAGAATATTCGAATTCTGCTACCAGAATCCTCAATGATGAAGGTCAATATATTTTTGTGAAACAAAATCAATCTGCAATTGAGACTAGCTTAAGAATTCAACAAAGAGTACCTTTTACAGGTGGAGCATTTTTTATCAATACCAAATTAGATCGTGTTAATAGATTAGGAGTAGATAAATCTACCAACTATTCATTTGTACCCTTTTCAATTAATTATTTTCAAAACTCCTTGTTTTATAACCCCTACAAATGGGACCGTAAAATAGAGCCCTTGAGATATGAGGAATCCCAACGTAATATTATTGAGCGAATGGAAGATATCTCCCTATCTACCTGTCAACTTTATTTTGGTTTATTAAAAGCCCAAGTGAGTTTGGATATTGCAAAGAAAAATCTATCGAACCAGGATACCTTGCTTCAAATTACGGAAGGAAGATTTAAGATTGGTAAAGTCGCAGAAAATGAACTATTACAGATTGAACTGAGTCATTTAAATTCTAAAAACAATGTTACCACCAATACCGTTTTACTAAAAAGAACCTCACAAGATCTAGCTCGCTTTTTAGAATTGGAAACAGAATCGATTGAATTAGCAATTCCTGAAAAATTAGAAGATTTTGTAGTTAGTTTTGAAAAAGCCATGGAGGAGGCCGAAAAAAACAGAAAATCTGTTATTGAGTTTAGACGCAGACGTTTGGAAGCAGAACAGGAATTAGCGCGGGTTAAAGGAAGTAATCGTTTGGAAATAAATGTGCGCGGCAACTTTGGATTAAATAGGCGGGCTGGCGATTATAATGATCTATTTCAAGATTACGACCAGCAACAGAGTGTCAGCGTAAGTGTTGGGATTCCCATTTTTGATTGGGGTGTATCCAAGTC contains:
- a CDS encoding MFS transporter → MSFGFLGIQFGFALQNANVSRIFETLGASKDELPILWLAAPVTGLLVQPIIGYYSDRTWHKKWGRRRPFFAIGAILATIALFAMPNSTALWMAVIMLWLMDASINISMEPFRAFVGDMLPNEQRTSGFAMQSFFIGIGAIVASALPYIFTNWFGISNIAPDGGIPDSVKWSFYLGGIAYFCAVMWTVIKTEEYPPDDLEQLKAENAETGVFTGLKESFMGIFHMPKTMVQLSFVQFFSWFALFAMWIYTTSAVTSHVYGTSDTTSTIYNEGADWVGICFAIYNGIAAVVAFLLPVIAKKTSRRVTHLMALVLGGIGLISIYFITDPNMLLISMIGVGIAWASILSMPYAMLSSILPANKMGYYMGVFNFFIVIPQIVAAGILGFMLKSFFENDSIYALIIGGVSMFIAALLCLIVQDNEE
- a CDS encoding carboxymuconolactone decarboxylase family protein, with product MSWIKTISYAKATAQLKSIYKRVKGPDNNIDNVLMLHSLRPHTLLGHMTLYKSVLHHTGNTLPKWYLESIGVYVSYLNDCAYCVEHHSAGLKRLLNDDEKYYRFMESIENDKLKSFFDPTYFSGMAYVKKLTLSPNKILKHDFTTLQDVGFSDGEILEINQVTSYFNYVNRSVLGLGVNTKGDIIGLSPKENDNPENWNHT
- a CDS encoding PQQ-binding-like beta-propeller repeat protein codes for the protein MILLGNTSLFAQKSWAKKAPGIGTFSSPRITDLNKDGIGDIVLGAGRKEFQACDSAVIALDGRSGKMLWKVGAKDQIFGSAALHDITNDGIMDVFINGRSAELIAINGKTGEVIWRFEKPIGQEKEWFNFYNPQFIPDQNGDFQDDILISNGGDVLAEPHDPNRAPGHLVIIDSKNGKILSRAKMPDEGEIYMSVSVLPNMPSDYKNVIFGTGGETIGGHLYVTSIDEIYSGDLSNSIQLARSEKKGFVGPGVWVDINSDGTYDIVTNAVDGRLLAFDGKSYEPIWSVSVPNTEAYSSVAVGRFTDDDIPDFFVSYAQGVWPDLEWSKQVMVNGSNGKVEYEDTLGFYQLSTPVVVDLTGDGKDEALLPMNYQITNEYQMKFFHNNIMAVEFTEKVSAELDLQNEGNNLSSTPWIGDLDDNGYLDIIYVHGTNVKQTYTFDGLQINRIDTKFPIVGEIKWGSYMGSQYNGVYKK
- a CDS encoding TonB-dependent receptor, which produces MKQLVLITVILISTIAHSQTKVSGTVTDSKNNPVIGANVYLEGTYDGSSTDDNGNFEFETMESGSQTLIVSAITYETHYEMGDVSYFKDLKIKMIEAINHLSGVTLTAGSFEAGDNSKVSVLKPLDIVTTAGAAGDFVGALQTLPGTSTVSEDGRLFVRGGAAGETQVFIDGLRVFQPFSATANNIPTRGRFSPFLFKGITFSTGGYSAEYGQALSSVLLLNTTDEPEQEKTDISVMSVGGGVGHTEIWGDESLSINTSYINLAPYEKLVPSTQGTKWNRPYESISGEAVFRSKGEKNIFKLYTGFNHSNLDISQEDINYEDFVRFKLKNNNLYFNSSYKHYLENDWTLSTGASISMDKNKIEIISDDIETKEIGAHLKLKLRKNFSNRFQLNFGGEYFNMNYDDLFTTQNGSSFESKFNDDLFAVFSEADIFFSNRFAMKLGLRAENSNAMNLFNVSPRVSLAYKSSDKGQFSLAYGDFYQNPSVEYLKFDEALDSEKTSHYIFNYQYLDNGKTFRAEAYYKDYDKLVKYNTLRPQFNSEYNNLGSGYAAGLDVFWRDNKNIKNLDYWVSYSYLDTERDYLNFEEKATPNFAPKHNLSLVTKYWVEDLRSQVGFSYNYASGRPYNNPNSNTFLTGKTKSYNNLSFNWAYLVSQQKILYFSINNALGFNNVNGYQYANEAKMNGVFERRTIRPSAETFFFVGFFWTISNDKNSNQLDNL
- a CDS encoding DUF2141 domain-containing protein; this translates as MKTLKTLIIIVKIALTSSMNAQETNGSTVTVNIENVLSDEGQILGALHTEETFMKGPGLFNETLKASKGNITLTFKNVQPGTFAIMLLHDGNENNRMDFEANGMPKEAYATSGEMELYGPPTFKASKFEVTNEDLEFSIRF
- a CDS encoding Dps family protein; this encodes MILNSIGLNADKSKELSHELNGLLANFQQYYQNLRGIHWNIKGKRFFDLHVKFEELYDDANLKVDEIAERVLTLGGVPMHTFEDYIESAKVPVGKNITKDEEAIRLIVGSLTQLLIIERGILNASDDAEDEGTNSMMSDFITQQEKTVWMMKAWLAEEI
- a CDS encoding efflux RND transporter periplasmic adaptor subunit; this translates as MNKKKLFLFGTPVIIAFLLYLFFGGTSEEDIAITAKVTKGSFLNEVIISGEAQSTSLKKIDAPVELRNYRLYDVKIQDLVPEGTVVKEGDYVGKLDPSGINGQILDAQLNLESAESKYTQEQLDTTLTLKQERTSIKDIQFNIEEDKLELKRSIYESPVTIRQLEIKIERAERDLKEKKEDYSIKKRKAIAKMVEVGTEVSKIRKKLDGLLELQKSFTIHSTANGMITYMKNRDGSKRIVGSSIAPWDPTIATLPDLTKMESKTYANEVDIRKIKKDLSVTIGFDAFPDVMLEGTVTSVANVGEKKRGSDINLFQVMVKLNETNTNIRPGMTTSNRILIEEEENVLTVPLEAIFSKDSVSYVYTKSGFSITKKEIELGDSNFDAVVVKNGLKENDVVYLSKPDGLEEKSIALLNK
- a CDS encoding ABC transporter permease encodes the protein MIDKILIEQVKSNLKEAIRVILANKVRTLLTALGIIFGVAAVITMLAIGKGAEKEILAQLELVGVNNIVVTPIPEEAEEDDSQDNEDGSSAEIKRFSKGLDLLDVNSILNTIPTVKQVSPEVIMDTYVINAGKQNSVKLIGVTNAFFETSNINIGRGRNFSEKQAMHAMPVCVIGEKVEKKIFTGESALGKQIKVKDVWLKVVGVIEEKLISETAQENLGIRDLNQDVYIPIKAFLVRYKDRKVIGDQPIDYNQMFGQQGGPKKRIPRGNYHQIDKLTIQVNNSNELKSTAEVVSKMLRRKHNDMLDFEITIPINLLKQQQKTKQIFNIVLSIIAGISLLIGGIGIMNIMLASILERTKEIGIMKAIGATKQDIILQFLSESVLISLGGGIIGVLLGIIASYGLQLATDIETVITAGSITLSFFVATFIGLIFGVFPAKSAAQKNPIEAIRHE
- a CDS encoding TolC family protein, with the translated sequence MRRILFLGFLIVNICTYGQSKKIQLTEAIKIAQKKSPEYKRALNTHQRSYWRYRNHIADFLPQVSLDATLPEYSNSATRILNDEGQYIFVKQNQSAIETSLRIQQRVPFTGGAFFINTKLDRVNRLGVDKSTNYSFVPFSINYFQNSLFYNPYKWDRKIEPLRYEESQRNIIERMEDISLSTCQLYFGLLKAQVSLDIAKKNLSNQDTLLQITEGRFKIGKVAENELLQIELSHLNSKNNVTTNTVLLKRTSQDLARFLELETESIELAIPEKLEDFVVSFEKAMEEAEKNRKSVIEFRRRRLEAEQELARVKGSNRLEINVRGNFGLNRRAGDYNDLFQDYDQQQSVSVSVGIPIFDWGVSKSRRKIAEADLSLVENDIDQEQQEFEQEIYLHTLNWSSQRDFLATAEKAQEIALKRYEITKERYILGKITITDLNLAQQEKDKAVLEYLKSLEEFWANYYILRKLTLYDFLEDEKLKIADIVFD